Proteins encoded within one genomic window of Gadus chalcogrammus isolate NIFS_2021 chromosome 6, NIFS_Gcha_1.0, whole genome shotgun sequence:
- the prnpb gene encoding prion protein b: protein MKPTSVALLCLPFLLVLVHLTLAKRGSSGGGKSTTSRGTSTSTSNRGNANSGKKSTKGAQPQPGSNYPKKADSNQGRPTTNRNGYPQQGWGADKPNQPQAGGYGGREYPGGQLNYNPSNRILSPGFGGSYGYGSHGGAGGSPYSRSVHEMGYSPSSSSKGFGRGAVMAAGTGVITGMALGYGLSRVPRHPVHFQSPEDERYYNQYMYQKYGQRSTDKDDYSRDYVFSPPSFPEYFKTCMKRQDLLLPTVKTPTSPIIPIAADKGPRKNTLGSSDTLGSSKTMGSSNTLGSNDTLGSNNTLGTNQTDNPTANPVPPASKDFSQSDDADDNDDDTVSIVEIGYPALIDQLRARRCVHLYIDLSGSFLKKRGSEPDGVAQCAGSGLQQVLAVVVGTLLSLASCN from the coding sequence ATGAAGCCGACTTCAGTAGCCCTGCTATGTCTCCCCTTCCTTCTGGTCCTCGTCCATCTGACACTGGCAAAGAGAGGGTCGAGCGGCGGGGGGAAGTCCACCACCAGCCGCggcaccagcacctccacatCGAACCGCGGGAACGCAAACTCGGGTAAGAAATCCACCAAGGGCGCCCAGCCGCAACCCGGCAGCAACTACCCGAAGAAAGCTGACTCCAACCAGGGGAGGCCAACGACCAACCGAAACGGATACCCACAACAAGGATGGGGAGCCGACAAGCCTAACCAACCCCAAGCAGGTGGGTACGGCGGCAGAGAATACCCGGGTGGACAACTCAACTACAACCCTAGTAACAGGATCCTAAGTCCTGGCTTCGGAGGGAGCTATGGATACGGCAGCCACGGGGGCGCAGGGGGCTCTCCGTACTCCCGCTCGGTGCATGAAATGGGATACAGCCCGTCCAGCAGTTCCAAAGGGTTCGGACGCGGTGCGGTAATGGCGGCCGGAACGGGGGTCATCACGGGCATGGCTCTGGGCTACGGTCTCAGCAGGGTCCCCCGCCACCCCGTCCACTTCCAAAGCCCTGAGGACGAGCGCTACTATAACCAGTACATGTACCAGAAGTACGGCCAGCGTTCCACCGACAAGGACGACTACAGCAGGGACTACGTGTTCAGCCCGCCCTCTTTTCCTGAATACTTTAAAACATGCATGAAAAGGCAGGACCTGTTGTTACCCACTGTTAAGACCCCCACTTCTCCAATCATTCCCATTGCAGCAGACAAGGGCCCACGCAAGAACACATTGGGGAGTAGCGACACATTGGGGAGTAGCAAGACAATGGGGAGTAGCAACACATTGGGGAGTAACGACACATTGGGGAGTAACAACACATTGGGGACCAACCAGACCGACAATCCAACAGCCAACCCAGTCCCCCCTGCATCGAAAGATTTTAGCCAGTCGGACGATGCTGATGATAACGATGACGATACCGTTAGCATCGTGGAAATCGGCTACCCGGCGCTGATTGATCAGCTGAGGGCCAGGAGGTGTGTGCATCTCTACATAGACCTCTCTGGTAGCTTCTTGAAGAAACGGGGGTCGGAACCCGACGGAGTAGCCCAGTGCGCAGGGAGTGGCCTCCAGCAGGTTCTGGCTGTGGTCGTCGGCACTTTGCTCAGCCTGGCGAGCTGCAACTGA
- the rassf2b gene encoding ras association domain-containing protein 2b encodes MEDVQDGVQIGENKFISKATVLSHLKTYNLYYEGQNLQLRHREEEGELIVEGLLNISWGLRRPIRLQMQDDHERIRPPPSSTSWHSGCALDDQGPPSTTEGQQSPQQPLPTVEVTAPDSPPAGLAVPDDTAEENEDDDDCSAQLMRTKSDAGILRRGQKRSPSDQRRIRRHRFSINGHFYNHKTAVFTPAYGSVTNVRINSCMSTPQVLRVLLNKFKIENSPDDFALYLVHTSGERMKLKRTDYPLVLRVMQGPCEQVCRVFLMEPDLGEEVTYDVAQYIKFEMPVLQSFVTKLKEEEDREVQKLRRRYNFLRCVIEKQLRCLPEPTACI; translated from the exons ATGGAAGATGTACAGGATGGAGTTCAGATTGGAGAAAACAAATTTATAAGCAA GGCAACTGTTCTCTCACATCTGAAGACGTACAACCTCTACTATGAAGGGCAGAATCTGCAGCTCCGGCATAGAGAA GAAGAGGGGGAGCTGATAGTGGAGGGGCTGCTCAACATCTCCTGGGGCCTCCGCCGGCCCATCAGGCTGCAGATGCAGGACGACCACGAGAGGATCcggccccccccttcctccacatCCTGGCACTCGGGCTGCGCCCTGGACGATCAAGG cccccccagcaccaccgaGGGTCAGCAGAGCCCTCAGCAGCCCCTGCCCACCGTGGAGGTCACCGCCCCGGATAGCCCTCCGGCGGGCCTCGCTGTCCCCGACGATACGGCAGAAG AGAACGAGGACGATGACGACTGCTCCGCCCAGCTCATGAGGACAAAGAGTGATGCTGGGATTCTGAGGCGGGGCCAGAAACGGTCACCTAGTGACCAGAGGAGGATACGGCGCCATCGCTTCTCCATCAACGGTCATTTCTACAACCATAAG acggCTGTGTTCACCCCGGCCTACGGCTCGGTGACTAATGTGCGCATCAACAGCTGCATGTCCACGCCGCAGGTTCTGCGCGTTCTCCTCAACAAGTTTAAGATCGAAAACAGCCCCGATGACTTCGCCCTGTACCTGGTGCACACCAGCGGAG AGCGAATGAAGCTGAAGCGCACCGACTACCCGCTGGTGCTGAGAGTGATGCAGGGTCCCTGTGAGCAGGTGTGCCGGGTCTTCCTCATGGAGCCGGACCTGGGAGAGGAGGTCACCTATGAC GTGGCACAGTATATCAAGTTTGAGATGCCCGTGCTGCAGAGTTTCGTCACCAagttgaaggaggaggaggaccgcgAGGTGCAGAAGCTGAGAAGAAG GTATAACTTCCTGCGCTGCGTCATTGAGAAGCAACTGCGCTGTCTTCCGGAACCAACCGCCTGCATATGA
- the sprn2 gene encoding shadow of prion protein 2 encodes MAGQKKLLAVTSCLLLLACLLPSSEARRGGGFGFGRGGSFGRSGGFGRSGGQAYRPMPAQSGGSSVGKMAGAAAAGAVGGAMLGSALSRPGYGHGYGGMGMGGGYGGGYGGYGGGYGGGYGQRGYGGGYGARPVGDMEGSGGMEYYTGAASGPMYNSIIVVLGFLVSVLMGHWMSHV; translated from the coding sequence ATGGCTGGCCAGAAAAAGCTCCTAGCGGTGACCTCCTGCCTCCTGCTCCTAGCCTGTCTCCTGCCAAGCTCTGAGGCCCGGCGCGGGGGCGGCTTCGGCTTCGGCCGTGGCGGCAGCTTTGGTCGTAGCGGGGGATTCGGCCGCAGCGGGGGCCAGGCCTACAGGCCGATGCCTGCCCAGAGCGGTGGCTCTAGCGTGGGGAAGATGGCGGGGGCGGCAGCCGCAGGCGCCGTCGGGGGAGCCATGCTGGGGTCCGCCCTGAGCCGGCCAGGATATGGACACGGTTATGGGGGCATGGGGATGGGGGGTGGTTATGGCGGGGGCTATGGAGGATACGGTGGTGGATATGGAGGTGGATATGGTCAACGTGGCTACGGCGGTGGCTACGGCGCCAGGCCCGTTGGAGACATGGAGGGATCTGGAGGCATGGAGTATTACACAGGGGCCGCCAGCGGACCCATGTACAACAGCATCATCGTGGTCCTCGGCTTCTTGGTGTCTGTGCTCATGGGCCACTGGATGTCCCACGTGTAG